A genomic region of Leptolyngbya sp. NIES-2104 contains the following coding sequences:
- a CDS encoding carbohydrate ABC transporter permease: MLKTQNFRWWIWLMYGGLTLYAIVTFIPFLWALSASFKPLSEISASGTNFIPQEFTLENYRQIFLQEPLFGRWLLNSAIVAVFVTLFNLLFNSMAGYALARIRFPGSSLLFFLILAVLVVPAQITLLPRFLILRSLGWLNSYQGLIVPTMVNATFIFMMRQFFINFPKELEEAAQLDGLNRFETFFQIVLPLAKPALAAQTIFIFMSSWNEFLLPLVVMSNPEMFTLPIGLNAFKGQYVTFWNYIMAASMVFTLPALVIYAFFNRYFIQGVTFTGGKS; the protein is encoded by the coding sequence ATGCTAAAAACACAGAATTTTCGCTGGTGGATTTGGTTGATGTATGGAGGATTGACCCTTTATGCGATCGTCACTTTTATCCCGTTTCTCTGGGCGCTTTCTGCCTCATTCAAACCACTTTCTGAAATCTCAGCCAGCGGTACAAACTTTATTCCTCAAGAATTCACGCTTGAGAATTATCGGCAGATTTTCTTACAAGAACCGCTGTTTGGCAGATGGTTGCTGAATAGTGCGATCGTGGCAGTTTTCGTCACCCTTTTCAATCTCTTATTCAACTCAATGGCAGGATACGCGCTGGCTCGAATTCGATTTCCTGGAAGTAGTTTACTATTCTTCTTAATTCTGGCAGTTCTCGTTGTCCCTGCTCAAATCACATTACTACCTAGATTTCTGATTCTTAGATCATTAGGCTGGCTGAATTCTTATCAAGGATTAATTGTTCCAACAATGGTAAATGCCACCTTCATTTTCATGATGCGGCAGTTTTTCATCAACTTTCCAAAAGAATTAGAAGAAGCCGCACAACTTGATGGGCTAAATCGATTTGAAACTTTTTTTCAAATTGTTCTACCGTTAGCAAAACCTGCTCTAGCAGCTCAAACAATTTTTATTTTTATGAGTTCGTGGAATGAGTTTCTATTGCCGCTTGTTGTGATGTCGAATCCTGAAATGTTCACGTTACCGATCGGCTTAAATGCCTTCAAAGGTCAATACGTAACGTTCTGGAACTACATCATGGCGGCTTCGATGGTGTTCACGCTTCCCGCACTTGTGATTTACGCCTTTTTCAATCGCTATTTCATTCAGGGAGTCACCTTTACCGGAGGCAAATCTTAA
- a CDS encoding YebC/PmpR family DNA-binding transcriptional regulator → MAGHSKWANIKRQKARVDAKRANVFTKVSREIIVAARNGVPDPAGNFQLRTAIEKAKAAGIPNENIDRAIAKGAGKLGTDAPLESIQYEGYGAGGVAVLIEALTDNRNRTAADLREAFSKNGGNLGETGCVGWMFEQRGIVELSFAPQKRGRKIEEISIDEESLLEACLEGGADSYELIETEDGQAAEIFTTVENLENLSQSLKDQGYTVSQVELRWIPQNTIEVIDPDHARSLLKLMDALDSLDDVQNATANFDIAEELMMAAIA, encoded by the coding sequence ATGGCAGGACATAGTAAATGGGCGAACATTAAACGCCAAAAAGCGAGAGTAGACGCAAAACGAGCGAACGTTTTCACCAAAGTTTCCCGTGAAATCATTGTTGCGGCTCGAAATGGCGTTCCTGACCCGGCAGGAAACTTTCAGCTTAGAACCGCGATCGAGAAAGCCAAAGCCGCAGGCATCCCCAACGAAAACATCGATCGTGCGATCGCCAAAGGTGCGGGCAAACTCGGCACTGATGCCCCACTTGAATCGATTCAATATGAAGGCTACGGAGCGGGCGGCGTTGCTGTTTTAATCGAAGCCCTCACCGACAACCGAAATCGGACGGCTGCCGACCTCAGAGAAGCCTTTAGTAAGAACGGCGGGAATTTAGGAGAAACAGGCTGCGTCGGCTGGATGTTCGAGCAGCGGGGCATTGTAGAGTTGTCCTTCGCACCCCAGAAACGGGGACGCAAAATCGAAGAAATCTCGATCGACGAAGAGAGCCTCCTCGAAGCCTGCCTCGAAGGGGGAGCCGATTCGTACGAATTGATCGAAACCGAAGACGGACAAGCCGCAGAAATTTTTACCACCGTTGAGAACTTAGAAAATCTGAGTCAAAGCCTCAAAGATCAGGGCTATACCGTTTCTCAGGTTGAACTGCGCTGGATTCCGCAAAATACGATCGAAGTCATTGATCCTGATCACGCCCGATCGCTTCTGAAACTCATGGACGCACTCGATTCGCTCGATGATGTTCAAAATGCGACCGCGAATTTTGATATTGCAGAAGAACTGATGATGGCAGCGATCGCATAA
- a CDS encoding FAD-dependent hydroxylase — MQFPEPRISEYDIAIVGGGVVGTTFACALKDSGFRVALIEAELKSQAVSRSQAYSISLLSSRIFAGMDVWQQIRSQVETYKKVRLSDANHSTAVQFAPPDIGTETLGYVAEHRVLISALQEQLQTCANVDLLCPAKVIKTEYHTDDVVLDVLLDGEVKQIRSRLVVAADGSRSPLRQQAGIKTFGWQYWQACVVATMKLEVPHNNTAYEWFWHTGPSGILPLPDNRCRIVWTASHSEAKELLAMDDREFVAAFKQRYGAHFGTPEIEGDRYLFPIQLMHSREYVRSQLALIGDAAHSCHPLGGQGINMGIRDAAALAQVLQTAKERGEDIASVRVLKRYERWRQWENLIILSITDLLNRTFSNQIFPIVQLRRFSLWFLQNIQPIRSIVFRVMSGLTGRAPQLAQR; from the coding sequence ATGCAATTCCCGGAGCCGAGAATTTCTGAATACGATATCGCGATCGTGGGCGGCGGTGTGGTCGGAACGACGTTCGCCTGTGCTCTAAAAGACTCTGGATTTCGAGTCGCACTCATTGAAGCTGAACTCAAATCACAGGCGGTTTCTCGTTCTCAGGCTTATTCGATCTCGCTGTTATCAAGTCGGATTTTTGCAGGAATGGATGTCTGGCAGCAAATCCGCTCTCAAGTCGAAACTTATAAGAAAGTTCGCCTTTCCGATGCGAATCACTCCACCGCTGTTCAGTTTGCACCACCGGATATCGGAACGGAAACATTGGGCTATGTGGCAGAACATCGGGTATTGATTTCTGCGCTTCAGGAACAGTTGCAAACTTGCGCGAATGTGGATCTGCTCTGTCCTGCAAAAGTCATTAAAACGGAGTATCACACCGATGATGTAGTGCTCGATGTGCTGCTGGATGGAGAAGTCAAACAAATTCGATCGCGGTTAGTTGTCGCTGCGGATGGATCGCGCTCTCCGCTGCGTCAACAAGCGGGAATCAAAACCTTCGGCTGGCAATATTGGCAAGCTTGTGTGGTGGCGACGATGAAGCTCGAAGTCCCCCACAACAACACCGCTTATGAGTGGTTCTGGCATACCGGACCCTCTGGAATTTTGCCCCTGCCGGATAATCGTTGTCGGATTGTTTGGACGGCTTCACACTCAGAAGCGAAAGAATTGTTAGCAATGGACGATCGCGAATTTGTTGCAGCCTTCAAACAGCGATACGGTGCTCATTTTGGGACACCGGAAATCGAAGGCGATCGCTATCTTTTTCCCATCCAATTGATGCACAGTCGTGAATATGTTCGATCGCAGTTAGCGTTGATCGGAGATGCGGCACATAGTTGTCATCCGTTGGGCGGTCAAGGCATCAATATGGGAATTCGAGATGCTGCCGCATTGGCGCAAGTCCTTCAAACCGCAAAGGAGCGCGGCGAGGATATTGCGAGTGTGCGGGTGCTAAAACGATATGAACGCTGGCGACAGTGGGAAAATCTGATCATCTTGAGCATTACCGATTTACTAAATCGAACTTTTTCAAATCAGATTTTCCCGATCGTGCAGCTTCGCCGCTTCAGCTTGTGGTTTTTGCAGAACATTCAGCCAATCCGATCGATCGTCTTTCGCGTCATGTCAGGTTTAACAGGACGTGCCCCGCAACTCGCTCAACGATGA
- a CDS encoding AAA family ATPase: MEILSVSLTNFKFHRDRAFSFQPGTNAICGENGAGKTSILEAIAWVLFDYSGAYTKEDLIRNGANSAQVRVSFISSRDQRTYDINRCTRSSYTIYDPELGEKLSYTKKEDVLPWLREHLGVPAGTNLSQLFRNTIGVPQGTFTVDFLGTAEERKKVFDPILKVEEYKKVYKELGDLEKFAKAQSEKLERDIQQYDELLLEWDDLSQQKQTLSRTIQQIQTDLKQWEEQYDRLKSDQEKYTAIASQVLQLTTNLESISSRIRSEELNVERLKTELEAAEKSVKICTERRDSYQAYLQAEQALREFDQSRSQQEQLMRDRAKRANALGACESKIAVLAQKEERRSQLEADLKQLEPLIEQQSELEQKQKQLSEQLQTCQSWKQTLQRDEKRLAQLQASQRQLSDEIERLEGLGAIVKQIPQLEEQQQRYQQQLSRIEAATQFEADLRQIMLQAQKRGDIQTQQVQAATATLKELQATPIWQPRIEAVLTALENSSKFNRHLMQDLQGILDDLSQQTVVDRLKQSLKETQNQLKLYRDHEAQYRGLEAKFDQEEKLDAEVVELRSLIAEHQSQLIAEPELQAQLNKITEQLTGLENPRDRSRYLARDLKNLSSLETERALLQTEFDTAQAAITKIDSDLQAFENLAEQIQEQQNLRDRDRSDYQIYLEHQKSANSYKERKAQLEEAIAQLEHYQDQLKSFTNQKAQLEETYDPEEVKRINTDYQEANRQKISLSTTLPIEKQRLDECETRLAKLQVTQQNRSEAQTQLKQKQKTDRFIKFARKSYKEAAPRITERYVQTISYEADRLFRELINRPNVALQWTRDYEIVVQEEAHSRRFINLSGGEQMCAALAVRLALLKVLADINIAFFDEPTTNMDRPRRESLAEAIGNIKSFRQLFVISHDDTFEKVTENVILVERET, encoded by the coding sequence ATGGAAATTCTCTCGGTTAGCCTGACCAACTTCAAGTTTCATCGCGATCGCGCTTTTTCGTTTCAACCGGGGACGAATGCGATTTGTGGTGAGAATGGAGCCGGAAAAACGAGCATTCTTGAAGCGATCGCGTGGGTGTTGTTTGACTATTCGGGCGCGTACACCAAAGAAGATTTGATTCGCAACGGTGCCAATAGTGCTCAAGTGCGGGTGAGCTTTATTTCGAGTCGAGATCAGCGGACGTATGATATTAATCGCTGTACTCGATCGAGCTATACGATCTACGATCCAGAACTCGGCGAAAAGCTAAGCTACACCAAAAAAGAAGATGTGCTTCCTTGGTTGCGCGAACATTTGGGAGTACCAGCGGGAACGAACTTATCTCAATTGTTTCGCAATACGATCGGAGTTCCACAAGGAACATTCACTGTAGATTTTCTCGGAACTGCCGAAGAGCGAAAGAAAGTTTTTGACCCGATTCTGAAAGTCGAAGAGTACAAGAAGGTTTACAAAGAGTTAGGCGACTTAGAAAAATTTGCCAAAGCTCAATCTGAGAAGCTAGAACGTGACATTCAACAGTATGATGAACTGCTCCTGGAATGGGACGACCTGAGCCAACAGAAGCAAACCCTGAGCAGGACAATCCAGCAGATTCAAACCGATCTGAAGCAATGGGAAGAACAATACGATCGACTAAAATCTGATCAAGAAAAGTACACGGCAATTGCTTCTCAAGTTCTTCAACTAACAACCAATCTCGAATCGATTTCGAGTCGAATTCGTTCTGAAGAACTGAACGTCGAACGTCTCAAAACTGAACTAGAAGCGGCTGAGAAATCTGTCAAAATTTGCACAGAGCGGCGTGATAGTTATCAAGCTTACTTACAAGCAGAACAAGCCCTTCGAGAATTCGATCAAAGTCGATCGCAACAAGAACAACTGATGCGCGATCGTGCAAAACGTGCGAATGCTCTCGGTGCGTGTGAATCGAAAATTGCAGTACTCGCGCAAAAAGAAGAACGTCGATCGCAGCTTGAAGCCGACCTAAAACAGTTAGAACCGCTGATCGAACAACAATCTGAACTTGAGCAAAAACAAAAACAGCTAAGCGAACAACTTCAAACTTGTCAAAGCTGGAAACAAACCCTTCAACGCGACGAAAAACGACTTGCACAACTTCAAGCTAGTCAAAGACAACTGAGCGATGAGATCGAGCGCTTAGAAGGATTAGGCGCGATCGTCAAACAAATTCCCCAACTCGAAGAACAACAGCAACGCTACCAGCAACAACTCAGCCGCATTGAAGCTGCTACCCAATTTGAGGCGGACTTGCGGCAGATCATGTTGCAGGCTCAAAAGCGTGGAGACATCCAGACTCAACAAGTACAAGCGGCAACCGCCACCCTAAAAGAGTTGCAAGCCACACCGATTTGGCAACCCCGAATTGAAGCAGTCCTAACCGCACTCGAAAATAGTTCAAAGTTTAACCGTCATCTGATGCAAGACCTTCAAGGTATTCTGGATGATTTATCTCAGCAAACAGTTGTCGATCGCTTAAAACAATCGCTCAAAGAAACTCAGAACCAGCTTAAACTCTATCGAGACCACGAAGCTCAGTATCGCGGACTAGAGGCTAAATTTGATCAAGAAGAAAAGCTTGATGCTGAAGTTGTAGAACTACGATCGCTGATCGCTGAACATCAATCCCAACTGATTGCAGAACCGGAACTACAAGCACAGTTAAACAAAATCACAGAACAGTTAACAGGTTTAGAAAATCCCCGCGATCGCAGTCGTTATCTCGCCCGCGACCTAAAGAATCTCTCTAGTCTTGAGACTGAACGCGCCCTATTGCAAACTGAATTTGATACTGCTCAAGCGGCAATTACCAAGATTGACTCCGATTTGCAAGCATTCGAGAATTTAGCAGAGCAGATTCAAGAACAACAGAATTTACGCGATCGCGATCGATCGGACTATCAAATCTATCTCGAACATCAGAAATCTGCCAACAGCTACAAAGAGCGCAAAGCTCAACTCGAAGAAGCGATCGCACAATTAGAACACTATCAAGACCAACTCAAATCATTCACTAATCAAAAAGCGCAACTCGAAGAAACCTATGATCCAGAAGAAGTAAAACGAATTAACACAGACTATCAAGAAGCCAATCGCCAAAAGATTTCGCTCAGTACAACACTCCCGATCGAGAAGCAGCGTCTAGATGAATGCGAAACTAGACTGGCTAAGCTACAAGTGACTCAACAGAATCGATCCGAAGCTCAAACGCAACTGAAACAAAAACAGAAAACCGATCGATTTATCAAATTTGCGCGGAAGTCCTACAAAGAAGCGGCACCAAGAATCACTGAACGCTATGTTCAAACCATTTCTTATGAAGCCGATCGCTTATTCCGTGAACTAATCAATCGTCCGAATGTTGCCCTACAGTGGACACGAGACTATGAAATCGTGGTGCAAGAAGAAGCACATTCTCGCAGGTTTATTAATCTCTCTGGTGGTGAACAGATGTGTGCTGCGTTAGCAGTTCGGTTAGCATTATTGAAAGTTCTAGCAGACATTAACATTGCATTTTTTGATGAGCCGACGACGAACATGGATCGACCGAGACGAGAAAGTTTAGCAGAAGCGATCGGTAATATTAAATCGTTCCGTCAATTGTTCGTGATTAGCCATGACGATACTTTCGAGAAAGTCACTGAAAACGTGATTCTAGTCGAGCGAGAAACGTAA